The DNA window GAGTCAACCGCGCGAACTTCACGTGCCGAGGCCCGCCATGCGCCGCTTTCGCGTGGACGCCTCCGCACCGGATTGGTAGCGTCAGCCCACTCGCCCATGAATCCTCCCTCTGCCTACCTCGCCGAGTTCGCCGGCACGATGCTGCTCATCCTGTTCGGCGACGGCGTGGTCGCGAACGTCGTCCTCGCGCGGTCCAAGGGCAATGGCGGCGGCTGGATCGTCATCACGGCGGGCTGGGCGCTCGGCGTCACCGTGGCGGTGTATGCCGTCGGCGCGTTCAGCGGCGCGCACTTGAATCCCGCCGTCACCCTGGGTCTCGCCGCCATCGACAAGTTCGACTCTTCGCTCGTGGCCGGCTACATCCTTGCGCAACTCGCGGGCGCGTTCGCGGGCGCCGTGCTCGTGTGGCTCGCGTATCATCCGCACTGGGCGGCGACCGACGACAAGGGCGCCAAGCTCGCCGTCTTCTGCACCGGCCCGGCCATCCGCAACCTGCCCCTCAACCTGCTCACCGAGGTCATCGGCACATTCGCGCTCGTGCTCGGCGTGCTCGCCATCGGCACGAAGGCCAACCTCAGCCCCGAGTTCGGCTGGGACAAGGGCTTCGGCCCCGCGCTCGTCGGCGTGCTCGTGTGGGCCATCGGACTTTCGCTCGGCGGCCCGACGGGCTACGCCATCAATCCCGCGCGCGACCTTGGCCCGCGGCTAGCCCACGCCGCGCTGCCCATTGCCGGCAAGGGCGGCTCCGATTGGGCCTACGCCTGGGTGCCGGTCGTCGGTCCCGTCATCGGCGGCGTGCTGGGAGCGGCCGTCTTCA is part of the Verrucomicrobiota bacterium genome and encodes:
- a CDS encoding aquaporin family protein; translated protein: MNPPSAYLAEFAGTMLLILFGDGVVANVVLARSKGNGGGWIVITAGWALGVTVAVYAVGAFSGAHLNPAVTLGLAAIDKFDSSLVAGYILAQLAGAFAGAVLVWLAYHPHWAATDDKGAKLAVFCTGPAIRNLPLNLLTEVIGTFALVLGVLAIGTKANLSPEFGWDKGFGPALVGVLVWAIGLSLGGPTGYAINPARDLGPRLAHAALPIAGKGGSDWAYAWVPVVGPVIGGVLGAAVFKHVWPLMEGGFLTGSGR